The proteins below come from a single Triticum aestivum cultivar Chinese Spring chromosome 5D, IWGSC CS RefSeq v2.1, whole genome shotgun sequence genomic window:
- the LOC123126075 gene encoding uncharacterized protein, producing the protein MRIRRSASRLLGGADAAFAPAPAPSDPPRFELFPPPPSPPATDQALESSAGLVAPEASSCGQPCCELSRSPWELMAELDLSDPVVEECFKKTYFRTTRRASWLFPSSISMPNGSIKEKTTADMVDGAINMPAKTMEGKKNESKSKTNKGIKVKKGVRTCKKRDGKKPQKKRPVVDMGEAFYYYDGFGPSRSSKRHCRSSGFNSVLEEPPLPIEQQKDEACTQTQSDFSASQANVTDHQALPTSTQVEKPRLNGSNANIVSCDEESSNDDALGCNGKQLHNIMMMKSPFKKRWRKPVKARSLKSLI; encoded by the exons ATGCGGATCCGCAGGTCCGCCTCCCGCCTGCTGGGCGGCGCAGACGCTGCCTtcgcccccgccccggccccctctGACCCGCCTCGATTCGAGCTgttcccgccgccgccgtcgccgccggcgacgGACCAAGCCCTCGAATCCAGCGCCGGTTTGGTGGCGCCCGAGGCCTCCTCCTGCGGGCAGCCTTGCTGCGAGCTCAGTAGGTCGCCGTGGGAACTCATGGCCGAGCTCGACCTCTCGGATCCCGTG GTGGAGGAATGCTTCAAGAAGACTTACTTCAGAACTACACGACGAGCTAGTTGGCTCTTCCCATCCAGTATCAGCATGCCCAATGGCTCCATCAAGGAGAAGACGACTGCAGATATGGTCGATGGGGCCATCAACATGCCTGCGAAAACGATGGAGGGGAAGAAGAATGAGAGCAAGTCAAAGACGAATAAGGGGATCAAAGTGAAGAAGGGAGTGCGGACATGCAAGAAGAGGGATGGCAAGAAGCCACAAAAGAAGaggcccgtcgttgacatgggTGAGGCGTTCTACTACTACGACGGGTTTGGCCCCTCACGCAGCTCCAAGAGGCATTGCAGATCAAGCGGTTTTAATAGTGTGCTGGAAGAACCTCCACTACCCATTGAACAACAGAAAGATGAGGCATGCACCCAAACACAATCTGATTTTAGTGCAAGCCAAGCTAATGTCACTGACCATCAGGCTCTGCCGACATCAACACAGGTCGAGAAGCCTAGGCTCAATGGGAGCAATGCCAACATTGTTAGCTGCGATGAGGAAAGCAGCAACGACGACGCACTTGGTTGCAATGGCAAACAACTGCACAACattatgatgatgaagagcccgttCAAGAAGAGGTGGAGGAAGCCTGTTAAAGCCCGATCGCTCAAGTCGCTGATTTAA